From a single Bradyrhizobium sediminis genomic region:
- the phnG gene encoding phosphonate C-P lyase system protein PhnG produces MTAAGENGKQALRKAAMTVLANSDATEIARCLDVIAAPAYQSLREPENGLVMLRGRIGGDGAPFNLGEATVSRAAVRLSTGEVGFGYVLGRDRRKAQMIALCDALVQSDEFAGTVEENVVAPLRAAMSSDRNRRAQETAATRVDFYTLVRGEG; encoded by the coding sequence ATGACTGCAGCGGGCGAAAACGGCAAACAGGCGCTACGCAAGGCGGCCATGACGGTGCTGGCGAATTCCGATGCGACGGAGATTGCCCGTTGTCTCGACGTGATCGCGGCACCGGCCTACCAAAGCCTGCGCGAGCCGGAGAATGGCCTCGTGATGCTGCGCGGCCGGATCGGCGGCGACGGCGCGCCGTTCAATCTCGGCGAGGCCACGGTCTCGCGCGCCGCGGTGCGGCTTTCGACCGGCGAGGTGGGGTTTGGTTATGTGCTCGGTCGCGACAGGCGGAAGGCGCAGATGATAGCGCTGTGCGACGCTTTGGTGCAGTCGGATGAATTTGCGGGCACGGTGGAAGAAAACGTGGTCGCGCCGCTGCGCGCGGCGATGAGTTCCGACCGGAACCGCAGGGCGCAGGAGACCGCTGCGACGCGGGTCGATTTCTACACGCTGGTGCGCGGTGAGGGCTGA